From a region of the Phragmites australis chromosome 21, lpPhrAust1.1, whole genome shotgun sequence genome:
- the LOC133904094 gene encoding uncharacterized protein LOC133904094: protein MEVFYYLVFGALAAVVAALELGKSGKDSVTTSPAFNSFKNNYILVYSLMMSGDWLQGPYVYYLYSQYGFDKGDIGRLFIAGFGSSMLFGTIVGSLADKQGRKRACVTYCISYILSCITKHSPQYKILMIGRVLGGIATSLLFSAFESWLVAEHNKRGFDPQWLSITFSKAIFLGNGLVAIVAGLLANFLTDNMGFGPVAPFDAAACFLAIGMAIILSSWSENYGDSSDSKDLMTQFKVAAKAIASDEKIALLGAIQSLFEGSMYTFVFLWTPALSPNDEDIPHGFIFATFMLSSMLGSSIASRLLARKLKVEGYMQIVFLLSAFTLFLPVVTNFLVPPSSEKGGSISFGSCLQLLGFCTFESCVGIFWPSIMKMRSQFIPEEARSTIMNFFRIPLNLFVCVVLYNVNAFSITVMFGMCSIFLLMAAILQRRLMVVSDLHRSTKAVEMTVEDEPLNP from the exons atGGAGGTGTTCTACTACCTCGTGTTCGGCGCCCTTGCCGCCGTCGTGGCGGCGCTGGAGCTCGGCAAGTCCGGCAAGGACAGCGTCACCACCTCCCCGGCTTTCAACTCCTTCAAGAACAACTACATCCTCGTCTACTCGCTCATGATGT CTGGGGACTGGCTGCAGGGGCCCTACGTGTACTACCTATACAGCCAGTACGGCTTCGACAAGGGCGACATCGGCCGCCTCTTCATCGCCGGGTTCGGGTCCTCCATGCTCTTCGGCACCATCGTCGGATCCCTCGCAGATAAGCA GGGGCGGAAGAGGGCGTGCGTCACCTACTGCATCAGTTACATCCTGAGCTGCATCACGAAGCACTCCCCCCAGTACAAGATTCTGATGATTGGGCGCGTGCTCGGAGGCATTGCTACATCGCTGCTCTTCTCGGCGTTTGAGTCGTGGCTCGTCGCAGAGCACAACAAG AGGGGATTTGATCCACAATGGTTGTCGATAACTTTCTCCAAGGCTATATTTCTTGGCAATGGTTTAGTTGCCATTGTCGCTGGGCTACTTGCAAATTTTCTTACTGATAACATGGGTTTTGGCCCTGTGGCTCCATTTGATGCTGCTGCTTGCTTCCTAGCAATAGGAATGGCAATTATCTTATCATCATGGAGTGAGAACTATGGAGATTCATCTGACAGCAAGGACTTGATGACCCAGTTCAAGGTTGCAGCTAAGGCCATCGCTTCAG ATGAAAAGATTGCATTGCTTGGAGCTATACAGTCATTGTTTGAGGGTTCAATGTACACTTTCGTTTTCCTTTGGACTCCTGCTCTGAGCCCAAATGATGAAGATATTCCTCATGGCTTCATATTTGCTACATTCATGCTCTCCTCAATGTTGGGTAGCTCAATTGCTTCTCGTCTATTAGCTCGGAAGCTGAAGGTTGAAGGTTATATGCAGATTGTGTTTTTGTTATCAGCCTTTACTCTTTTCCTCCCAGTTGTCACCAAT TTTCTAGTACCTCCCTCCTCGGAGAAAGGTGGTAGCATTTCATTTGGAAGCTGTCTACAGCTTCTTGGTTTTTGTACATTTGAGTCATGTGTTGGCATATTCTGGCCATCAATCATGAAGATGAGATCTCAATTTATTCctgaggaggcaagaagcacAATCATGAATTTCTTCCGCATACCACTCAACCTGTTTGTTTGTGTGGTACTCTACAAT GTGAACGCATTCTCAATCACTGTCATGTTCGGCATGTGCTCCATTTTCCTTTTGATGGCAGCAATCTTGCAGAGGCGGCTAATGGTTGTCTCTGACCTTCACAGATCAACAA AAGCAGTAGAGATGACTGTAGAAGATGAGCCACTGAACCCTTAG
- the LOC133904013 gene encoding uncharacterized protein LOC133904013, translating into MKKAVNSFVSSPRRMVYRMGGMEWSSLPADLLLAVFALLPSDADRIRFRAVCAGWAAAAAAWRPRPWLVGSCTDRSGRGAHAMSSFWLSPSGSLVSFAAAVPAGLEYLSSSNGYLALSDPRTIPKAIVLVNPVTGRRVPLPPIGFFKKWIDVTTVVLSADPDTAVGRWAAVVVGFPTTCLAYYSSATGAWTQLDFSVAGYAAVEHYRGRFYVAFKSQICVCELDGDAPAVIPLEHVNADGDDSDDEKVARSGRRVVETHLVECDGELLLVSVLDDVVHNSDDDMGLGLAVDDDGDTGGRWYAPVVEVHGVEWLGDGTVRLVRRVDLGWHALFLGRNRAFALSPAEFPACRANCVYLVDRQGHPNGLVKVVDMESPWVRSEETIFPVDGRRESPAAGWARRGWFFPKY; encoded by the coding sequence ATGAAGAAGGCAGTCAATTCGTTCGTTAGCTCACCCCGGCGCATGGTGTACCGTATGGGCGGCATGGAGTGGTCGTCGCTGCCGGCCGACCTCCTGCTCGCCGTCTTCGCGCTCCTCCCCTCCGACGCCGACCGCATCCGTTTCCGCGCCGTCTGCGCAGGgtgggccgccgccgccgccgcctggcgccctcGCCCCTGGCTTGTCGGCTCCTGCACCGACCGCTCTGGCCGGGGCGCCCACGCCATGTCGTCCTTCTGGCTCTCCCCCAGTGGTAGCCTCGTgtccttcgccgccgccgtgccagCGGGGCTCGAGTACCTCTCCTCGTCCAATGGGTACCTCGCGCTCTCGGACCCAAGGACCATCCCCAAGGCGATCGTGCTCGTCAACCCCGTCACCGGCAGGCGCGTCCCCCTCCCGCCCATCGGGTTCTTCAAGAAGTGGATCGACGTGACCACCGTCGTGCTGTCAGCCGACCCGGACACGGCCGTCGGCCGCTGGGCCGCGGTGGTCGTCGGGTTCCCGACGACCTGCCTCGCGTACTACAGCTCTGCCACCGGGGCGTGGACGCAGCTGGACTTCAGCGTGGCCGGCTACGCGGCCGTCGAGCACTACAGGGGGCGGTTCTACGTGGCCTTCAAGTCCCAGATCTGCGTCTGCGAGCTCGACGGTGACGCGCCTGCGGTCATCCCGCTCGAGCATGTTAACGCAGACGGCGACGACTCGGACGACGAGAAGGTCGCCCGCAGCGGCAGGCGCGTCGTCGAGACGCATCTGGTGGAGTGCGACGGCGAGCTGCTGCTCGTCTCGGTGCTCGACGACGTGGTGCACAACTCGGACGACGATATGGGCTTGGGCCTCGCCGTCGACGACGATGGCGACACCGGCGGCAGATGGTACGCGCCCGTGGTGGAGGTGCACGGGGTGGAGTGGCTGGGGGACGGGACGGTGCGGCTGGTGCGCAGGGTGGACCTCGGCTGGCACGCGCTGTTCCTGGGGCGGAACCGCGCGTTCGCGCTCTCGCCGGCGGAGTTCCCCGCGTGCCGCGCCAACTGCGTCTACCTCGTTGACCGGCAGGGCCACCCCAACGGGCTCGTCAAGGTGGTGGACATGGAGAGCCCGTGGGTGCGCAGCGAGGAGACGATCTTCCCAGTCGACGGCCGGCGAGAGTCCCCTGCggcagggtgggcgcgccgtgGCTGGTTCTTCCCCAAATACTAG
- the LOC133902890 gene encoding mitochondrial import inner membrane translocase subunit TIM23-2-like produces MADPRLFASGSDDRADASAAGRRLYNPYQDLSIPYKTLYDLPTSPEFLFQEEAEAQRRSWGENLTFYTGIGYLSGAVGGAALGLRDAAAGAEPGETAKIRANRVLNACGSSGRRLGNRLGVIGLMYAGMESAMVAARDRDDWINSVAAGLGTGALFRATNGPRSAAVAGAVGGVLAGAAMAGKQLARRYVPAI; encoded by the coding sequence ATGGCCGACCCGAGGCTGTTCGCGTCGGGATCCGACGACCgcgccgacgcctccgccgccgggcgccggctGTACAACCCGTACCAGGACCTCAGCATCCCCTACAAGACCCTCTACGACCTCCCCACCTCGCCGGAGTTCCTCTTCCAGGAGGAGGCCGAAGCGCAGCGCCGGTCGTGGGGCGAGAACCTCACCTTCTACACGGGCATCGGGTACCTCTCGGGCGCCGTGGGGGGCGCCGCGCTCGGCCTCCGCGACGCCGCAGCGGGCGCGGAGCCCGGGGAGACCGCCAAGATCCGCGCCAATCGCGTGCTCAACGCCTGCGGCAGCTccggccgccgcctcggcaACAGACTGGGCGTCATCGGGCTGATGTACGCCGGGATGGAGAGCGCCATGGTCGCCGCGCGCGACCGCGACGACTGGATCAACAGCGTCGCCGCAGGGCTCGGCACCGGCGCGCTCTTCCGCGCCACCAACGGGCCGCGGTCCGCTGCCGTCGCGGGCGCCGTCGGTGGGGTCCTCGCTGGCGCCGCCATGGCAGGCAAGCAGCTGGCCAGGCGATACGTGCCTGCCATATGA